A window from Pongo abelii isolate AG06213 chromosome 6, NHGRI_mPonAbe1-v2.0_pri, whole genome shotgun sequence encodes these proteins:
- the LOC129060638 gene encoding putative uncharacterized protein FLJ44672 — MQEAEAGPPQVGLSRPTCSLPASSPGPVLPPGCVSRPDSGLPTTSLDSAPAQLPAALVGPQLPEAKLPRPSSGLTVASPGSAPALRRRLQAPNGLRSVGSSRPSLGLPAASAGLNRPEVSLSRPSSGLPAASPGATCPQRGPLRGQVLPPVGL; from the coding sequence atgcaggaggcagaggctgggcctcctcaagtcggcctctccagacccacttGCAGCCTCCCGGCGTCCTCTCCGGGCCCAGTTCTTCCTCCTGGCTGCGTCTCCAGGCCCGATTCTGGCCTCCCAACAACCTCTTTGGACTCAGCTCCCGCCCAGCTCCCAGCGGCCCTGGTAGGCCCACAACTTCCTGAAGCCaagctccccaggcccagctcaggcctcacggtggcctctccaggctcagctcctgccctccgACGGCGTCTCCAGGCCCCAAACGGCCTCCGGTCCGTGGGCTCCTCTAGGCCCAGCTTGggcctcccggcggcctctgcaggcctaAATCGTCCTGAAgtcagcctctccaggcccagctccggcCTCCCGGCGGCCTCTCCAGGTGCAACGTGTCCTCAGCGAGGGCCCCTCCGGGGCCAGGTCCTGCCTCCTGTCGGCCTCTAG